Genomic segment of Candidatus Eisenbacteria bacterium:
GCGGCTCGGACTCGTGGTGCTCCACGACGACCGGCGGTTCTTTCCCCGGTACGATGCCGTGTGGCTCTACCGGTTGGACCTCGGGAAGCGCAAGCCGGCCGCGCTCCGCGCGGTGCGCCGCCTCTCGAACGTGGTGGACGAGGCGCGGATGATCCGCGCGAACGCCCGCGTGGTGCTCGGGAAGCAGCCGTTCCAGGCGGCCGCGGACACGCTCCTCCTCGAGGCGCTCGGCCGGAGCCCGGAGGGGCGCACGGCGACGAGTGGAGGGATGCTGCCCTCGCTCGCGCGCAACACGGTCCGCCATCTCGAGCTGGTGGGGCTCTCGCTCCTCGCCGCCATCCTGATCGGAGTCCCGCTCGGGGTCCTCGCGGCGCGATCCCGCGTGTTCGGGGGCGGCATCCTGGGGCTGGTCGGCGTGCTCCAGACCGTCCCGTCGCTCGCGCTCCTCGCCTTCCTGATCCCGATCCTGGGCATCGGGGTCGTGCCGGCGCTGGCCGCGCTCTTCCTCTACAGCCTGCTTCCGATCGTCCGGAACACGGTCGTGGGACTGACCACCGTTCCGGCGCCCCTCCCCGAGGTGGCCGAGTCGATCGGGCTCTCGCCCCGGGCCCAGCTCCTCCGGGTGCGGCTACCCCTCGCCTCCCCCGCGATCCTGGCCGGGATCAAGACGAGCGCCGTCATCAACGTGGGTTCGGCCACCCTGGCCGCCCTGATCGGGGCCGGGGGGCTCGGAGAGCCGATCCTTTCCGGCATCCAGTTGCGTCAAAATGGTCTAATTCTAGAGGGCGCCATTCCCGCGGCGGCGCTGGCCCTCCTGGCCCAGGGCGGATTCGATCTCCTGGAACGGGTGGCCGTCCCCCGCGGGCTAAGACTCTCACGGGAGAACGACCATGAACCCTCCACAGACACTGGCCGCCGGCCGTGACGCGCTGGTCGCGACGCTGGCCGAAGCGCGGGCGCGGACCGACGATCTCTTTGCGGTCTTGAAGCATGAGGCGCTCTACGAGCGCCCCATCCCCGAGCGCCACCGGCTCGTCTTCTACCTGGGCCACCTCGAGGCCTTCGACTGGAACCTGATCGCCCGGCAGGGCTACGGGGTCGAGTCCTTCGATCCCCGGTTCGACAAGCTCTTCGCGTTCGGGATCGATCCCACGGACGGCGGCCTGCCGTCCGAGCCGGCGTCGGACTGGCCGCGCGAGGCCGAGGTGCGGGCATACAACGGCCGCACCCGCGACGTGGTGGACGATCTCCTGCTGGGAGGTCGAGTGCCCGTGGCGGGACACGATGCCCAGACCCTGTTCCACATGGCGATCGAGCACCGGCTCATGCACGCGGAGACGCTCGCGTATCTGCTGCATCGGCTCCCGCACGCGATGAAGCACACGCGTCGTGACCCGGTGGCGCCTCCGGCGCGCGGGGCGGACGCACGCGCGACGTGTCCCATCCCGGCGGGTATCGCCGTGCTCGGCCGCTCGCGCTCCGACGGACGCTTCGGCTGGGACAACGAATTCGAGACGCTCTCGGTGGACGTGCCCGCGTTCGCGATCGGCGCGCACAAGGTGACGAACGGGCGGTTCCTCGAGTTCCTGAATGACGGCGGCTACGAGGCGCGACGTCTGTGGGAGGACCGCGACTGGGAGTGGAAGGAGCGCGCGGGCGTGAGCCATCCCGGATTCTGGATCCGTCAGGACGGCGCGTGGCTCTACCGCGGCATGTTCGAGGACCGCCCGCTCCCTCTGGACGCTCCTGTCTACGTGAGCCTCGCCGAGGCTCGCGCGTTCGCCCGCTGGGCCGGAGGCAGAGTCCCGACCGAAGCACAGCTCCATCGCGCCGCGTATGGAGATCCTTCCGACGGTGCCGGCGCTCCCGAGTACCCATGGGGTGACGAGGCGCCGAACGAGCGGCACGGAAACTTCGACTTCCGACGCTGGGATCCCACGCCGGTGGGCTGCTATCCCGAGGGAAGGAGCCCGTACGGGGTCGAGGAACTGGTCGGGAACGGGTGGGAGTGGACGTCGAGCGTCTTCGTTCCATTCCCCGGTTTCAAGCCGCATCCGTTCTATGCCGGTTACTCGGCCGACTTCTTCGATGGAGATCACTACGTCATGAAGGGCGGATCTCCGCGGACCGCGGCCGTGTTCCTGCGGCGCACCTTCCGGAACTGGTTCCAGCCCCGCTATCCGTACGTGTACGCGACGTTCCGGCTGGTCAGCGCGTGAGAGACGACCCCGAGGCAAGGGCGTGAGGGCGCTGAAGGAGGAGGTCCGGGAGGGGCTCACCGGGCCCGGGCCGAAGCGCCTTCCCTCGCACCTTCTCTACGACGACTTGGGATCGGCGCTGTTCGAAGCGATCACGCATCTCCCCGAGTACGGGCTCACGCGCGCGGACGCGCGGATCCTTTCCCGAAACGCGCGGGACATCGTGCGCGCGGCGGGCGCGCCTGGCGCGGTCGCTGAGCTGGGCAGCGGATCCGGGCGGAAGACGCGCTGGATCCTCGAGGCGCTCGCGGATCGGGAGGAGCGGGAGATCCGCTACTTCCCCATCGATCTCTCCGCTTCGGCGCTCGCGCAGTGCCGCGTGGAGCTCGGGGACATCCCGCGGGTGCGCATCGAACTCATCGAGGCAGACTATCTGGCGGGACTCGAGCGCGCGGTCCGTGGCGCCGGCGCCACGGAGCGTCTCCTCGTCCTCTTCCTGGGAAGCACCATCGGAAACTTCGAGCCTCGGGAAGCGGAGGAGTTCCTGCGCCGCGTGCGCGGGGTACTCCGGTCCGGCGATGCGCTCCTCCTCGGGACCGATCTCATGCGGTCTCCTTCACGGTTGATTCCGGCCTATGACGACTCCCTCGGTGTCACCGCCGCATTCAACCGGAACATCCTGGTTCGCTTGAACCGAGAGCTCGGCGCAGGGGTCGACGTGACTCGGTTCGAGCACGAGGCGCGATGGAACGAAGCCGAGTCCCGCGTGGAGATGCATCTCGTGGCGCGGGAACGGGCGATGGTCGCGTCGAACGGAATCCGAGTCGAGCTGGAGCCCGGCGAGACGATCTGGACCGAGAGCTCCTACAAGTACGCGCCGGGAGATGCCGCCGCGATGGGAGAACGGGCCGGATTCGTGGCGGGCGGAACGTGGACCGACGAGGAGTGGCCCTTCGCCGAGACGCTGCTACAGGTACCCTGAACCCTGGAAGGGTCCGGAGCACGTCATCGCGAGGCCAACGTCCTGGCGATCTCCCCCAGGTGCTCCATCGCCGCCTCGAGCTGCGCATCCGACAGGTACGGCGCGGGACCGAGGCGCAACCACTCCC
This window contains:
- a CDS encoding glycine betaine ABC transporter substrate-binding protein; the protein is MGCLRRIVRRAIPLALAIALPLGLPWSPAIREAHADVTIGSKAFPESWILGEALAALIRDDGTEAVAHRHNLGGTEIVFQALRSGEIDVYPEYTGTIQEVILRSPERLDGPGLQERLRALGFEMSAPIGFNDSYAIAVTPAAAKRYGLSKLSDLARHPEVRLGLTHEFLGRPDGFPGLSRAYALGRARVTGIQHELAYAALESGTIDGTDIYTTDAQIARLGLVVLHDDRRFFPRYDAVWLYRLDLGKRKPAALRAVRRLSNVVDEARMIRANARVVLGKQPFQAAADTLLLEALGRSPEGRTATSGGMLPSLARNTVRHLELVGLSLLAAILIGVPLGVLAARSRVFGGGILGLVGVLQTVPSLALLAFLIPILGIGVVPALAALFLYSLLPIVRNTVVGLTTVPAPLPEVAESIGLSPRAQLLRVRLPLASPAILAGIKTSAVINVGSATLAALIGAGGLGEPILSGIQLRQNGLILEGAIPAAALALLAQGGFDLLERVAVPRGLRLSRENDHEPSTDTGRRP
- a CDS encoding SUMF1/EgtB/PvdO family nonheme iron enzyme; translation: MNPPQTLAAGRDALVATLAEARARTDDLFAVLKHEALYERPIPERHRLVFYLGHLEAFDWNLIARQGYGVESFDPRFDKLFAFGIDPTDGGLPSEPASDWPREAEVRAYNGRTRDVVDDLLLGGRVPVAGHDAQTLFHMAIEHRLMHAETLAYLLHRLPHAMKHTRRDPVAPPARGADARATCPIPAGIAVLGRSRSDGRFGWDNEFETLSVDVPAFAIGAHKVTNGRFLEFLNDGGYEARRLWEDRDWEWKERAGVSHPGFWIRQDGAWLYRGMFEDRPLPLDAPVYVSLAEARAFARWAGGRVPTEAQLHRAAYGDPSDGAGAPEYPWGDEAPNERHGNFDFRRWDPTPVGCYPEGRSPYGVEELVGNGWEWTSSVFVPFPGFKPHPFYAGYSADFFDGDHYVMKGGSPRTAAVFLRRTFRNWFQPRYPYVYATFRLVSA
- the egtD gene encoding L-histidine N(alpha)-methyltransferase, with translation MRALKEEVREGLTGPGPKRLPSHLLYDDLGSALFEAITHLPEYGLTRADARILSRNARDIVRAAGAPGAVAELGSGSGRKTRWILEALADREEREIRYFPIDLSASALAQCRVELGDIPRVRIELIEADYLAGLERAVRGAGATERLLVLFLGSTIGNFEPREAEEFLRRVRGVLRSGDALLLGTDLMRSPSRLIPAYDDSLGVTAAFNRNILVRLNRELGAGVDVTRFEHEARWNEAESRVEMHLVARERAMVASNGIRVELEPGETIWTESSYKYAPGDAAAMGERAGFVAGGTWTDEEWPFAETLLQVP